One genomic region from Cellulomonas fengjieae encodes:
- the lgt gene encoding prolipoprotein diacylglyceryl transferase: MNALLPLALPSPSQGVWHLGPFPLRAYAFAILLGIVAALWLTRRRWIERGGDPDTTLEIAFWAVPFGIVGGRIYHVISSPDAYFGVGGDPVRALYIWEGGLGIWGAVAFGAVGAWIGCRRQGVRLAPWADALAPGLLVAQALGRLGNWFNQELYGGPTTLPWGLRIDPANMPIGDPAGTLYHPAFLYEMIWNLAGAALLIWLDRKLQLGYGRVFWLYVVIYTSGRLWIEMLRIDPAHEWLGLRINVWTSIIVGLGALVAFVVVGRQHPGRDTTLLLAPQTEQDDEEIATDPAR, from the coding sequence ATGAACGCTCTCCTGCCGCTCGCCCTCCCGAGCCCGTCGCAGGGCGTCTGGCACCTCGGTCCGTTCCCGCTGCGCGCCTACGCGTTCGCGATCCTGCTCGGCATCGTCGCGGCGCTGTGGCTGACCCGGCGGCGCTGGATCGAGCGCGGGGGAGACCCGGACACCACCCTGGAGATCGCGTTCTGGGCGGTGCCGTTCGGCATCGTCGGAGGCCGCATCTACCACGTCATCAGCTCCCCGGACGCGTACTTCGGCGTCGGCGGCGACCCCGTGCGCGCGCTGTACATCTGGGAGGGCGGCCTCGGTATCTGGGGCGCGGTGGCGTTCGGCGCGGTCGGGGCGTGGATCGGCTGCCGGCGGCAGGGGGTGCGGCTGGCGCCGTGGGCCGACGCGCTCGCCCCCGGCCTGCTCGTGGCGCAGGCGCTGGGCCGGCTCGGCAACTGGTTCAACCAGGAGCTCTACGGCGGGCCCACCACGCTGCCGTGGGGCCTGCGCATCGACCCGGCGAACATGCCGATCGGCGACCCGGCCGGCACGCTCTACCACCCGGCGTTCCTGTACGAGATGATCTGGAACCTCGCGGGCGCCGCCCTGCTGATCTGGCTGGACCGCAAGCTGCAGCTCGGGTACGGGCGCGTGTTCTGGCTCTACGTGGTCATCTACACGTCGGGGCGGCTATGGATCGAGATGCTGCGCATCGACCCCGCGCACGAGTGGCTGGGCCTGCGGATCAATGTCTGGACGTCCATCATCGTCGGCCTCGGAGCGCTGGTAGCGTTCGTGGTGGTCGGCCGCCAGCACCCAGGGCGCGACACGACCCTCCTGCTGGCACCACAGACCGAGCAGGACGACGAGGAGATCGCGACCGATCCCGCCCGCTGA
- the trpC gene encoding indole-3-glycerol phosphate synthase TrpC, which translates to MTVLDDIVAGVRQDLALREQAVPLETVKERAHRRESAIECVGRLRAEDAVRVIAEVKRSSPSRGALATIKDPAALAAEYEKGGAAVISVLTEERRFHGSLADLDAVRASVDIPVLRKDFVVTPYQVWEARAHGADLVLLIVAALTQTILESLVERVHSLGMTALVEVHDTEEVARAADAGARVIGVNARDLRSLEVDRTTFSRVAPAIPSHIVKIAESGVRGPHDVMDYARAGADAVLVGEALVTDDAPRESVADLVAAGAHPSLRAVRQ; encoded by the coding sequence ATGACCGTGCTGGATGACATCGTGGCGGGAGTCCGACAGGACCTCGCCCTGCGCGAGCAGGCCGTGCCGCTCGAGACGGTCAAGGAGCGCGCCCACCGCCGGGAGTCCGCGATCGAGTGCGTGGGTCGCCTGCGCGCCGAGGACGCCGTCCGGGTGATCGCCGAGGTGAAGCGGTCGAGCCCGAGCAGGGGTGCGCTGGCCACGATCAAGGACCCCGCTGCCCTCGCGGCCGAGTACGAGAAGGGCGGCGCCGCCGTCATCTCGGTGCTCACCGAGGAGCGCCGGTTCCACGGGTCGCTGGCGGACCTGGACGCGGTGCGTGCGAGCGTCGACATCCCGGTGCTGCGCAAGGACTTCGTGGTGACGCCCTACCAGGTCTGGGAGGCCCGCGCCCACGGCGCCGACCTCGTGCTGCTGATCGTGGCGGCCCTCACGCAGACCATCCTCGAGTCGCTCGTCGAGCGGGTGCACTCCCTGGGCATGACGGCGCTGGTCGAGGTGCACGACACCGAGGAGGTCGCCCGGGCCGCGGACGCCGGTGCCCGCGTGATCGGCGTGAACGCCCGGGACCTGCGCTCGCTCGAGGTGGACCGCACCACGTTCTCGCGGGTCGCCCCGGCCATCCCGTCGCACATCGTCAAGATCGCCGAGTCAGGGGTCCGCGGCCCGCACGACGTCATGGACTACGCGCGCGCCGGGGCCGACGCGGTCCTCGTCGGCGAGGCGCTGGTCACGGACGACGCCCCCCGCGAGTCGGTGGCCGACCTCGTGGCGGCGGGCGCCCACCCCTCGCTGCGGGCGGTGCGGCAGTGA
- the trpA gene encoding tryptophan synthase subunit alpha, whose protein sequence is MTTTAVQSQVGDLLDGLGRAALIGYLPVGYPTVDGSVDAVRTMIDAGADVVELGMPYSDPGMDGPVIQRAVDAALAGGTKVRDTLRAVEEVSGRGAPVLVMTYWNLVLKYGVDAFARDLAAAGGAGMITPDLIPDEAGEWIAASDAYGLDRVFLVAPSSTPERLASTSAASRGFVYAASTMGVTGERTTLGTRAEQLVADTRAAGAAHVCVGLGVSRPEQAAQVAGYADGVIVGSALVRALLDAPDPAAGLTELARVTAGLADGVRSAR, encoded by the coding sequence GTGACCACGACCGCCGTCCAGTCGCAGGTCGGTGACCTGCTCGACGGCCTCGGTCGGGCCGCGCTCATCGGCTACCTGCCGGTGGGCTACCCGACCGTCGACGGCTCCGTGGACGCCGTCCGCACGATGATCGACGCCGGCGCCGACGTGGTCGAGCTCGGCATGCCCTACAGCGACCCCGGCATGGACGGCCCGGTGATCCAGCGGGCCGTCGACGCGGCGCTGGCGGGCGGCACCAAGGTGCGCGACACCCTCCGTGCGGTCGAGGAGGTCTCGGGACGCGGCGCGCCGGTCCTCGTGATGACCTACTGGAACCTCGTGCTGAAGTACGGCGTCGACGCCTTCGCCCGCGACCTCGCCGCCGCGGGCGGCGCGGGGATGATCACCCCCGACCTGATCCCCGACGAGGCCGGCGAGTGGATCGCCGCCTCCGACGCGTACGGCCTGGACCGCGTGTTCCTGGTCGCGCCCAGCTCGACGCCCGAGCGGCTCGCGTCGACCAGCGCCGCCTCGCGGGGGTTCGTCTACGCGGCCTCCACCATGGGCGTCACGGGCGAGCGCACCACGCTCGGTACCCGTGCCGAGCAGCTCGTCGCCGACACCCGCGCAGCCGGCGCCGCGCACGTGTGCGTGGGCCTGGGAGTCTCCCGCCCGGAGCAGGCGGCACAGGTGGCCGGGTATGCCGACGGCGTCATCGTCGGGTCGGCGCTGGTTCGCGCCCTGCTCGACGCGCCGGACCCCGCGGCGGGCCTCACCGAGCTCGCCCGCGTGACCGCCGGTCTGGCCGACGGCGTACGGTCTGCACGATGA
- a CDS encoding glutamate synthase subunit beta: MADPRGFLKVRERELPPNRPVEVRLRDWKDVHEHLEDGQPFLKEQAGRCMDCGIPFCHNGCPLGNLIPEWNDLVWRGQWSDAIDRLHATNNFPEFTGRICPAPCESSCVLGINQPPVTIKNVEVSIIDEAFQRGYVTPQVPQRLTGHTVAVVGSGPAGLAAAQQLTRAGHTVAVYERDDAIGGLLRYGVPDFKLEKIHIDRRLAQMEAEGTRFRPGVEVGRDVTWPQLQARYDAIVVATGATVPRALQVPGKELGGVHVAMDFLHQANAVAAGKPVADQITAEGKHVIIIGGGDTGSDCLGTALRQGAASVTTLAIGKRPPLERPANQPWPTDPILFEVSSSHEEGGERDYLASTVEFLGDGSGAVRALRLATTEYLPDGRRVPTPGTEREIPADLVLVAMGFTGPEVDPLTQQIGIELTARGLVARSDDYATTVPGVFVAGDAGRGQSLIVWAIAEGRAAAAAVDTYLSGSTELPSPVSASTVALRP; the protein is encoded by the coding sequence GTGGCTGATCCCCGTGGCTTCTTGAAGGTGCGGGAGCGCGAGCTCCCACCCAACCGCCCGGTCGAGGTGCGCCTGCGCGACTGGAAGGACGTGCACGAGCACCTGGAGGACGGCCAGCCCTTCCTCAAGGAGCAGGCCGGCCGGTGCATGGACTGCGGCATCCCGTTCTGCCACAACGGCTGCCCGCTCGGGAACCTCATCCCCGAGTGGAACGACCTGGTGTGGCGCGGCCAGTGGTCCGACGCGATCGACCGGCTGCACGCGACGAACAACTTCCCGGAGTTCACCGGACGCATCTGCCCGGCGCCGTGCGAGTCGAGCTGCGTGCTGGGCATCAACCAGCCGCCGGTGACCATCAAGAACGTCGAGGTCTCGATCATCGACGAGGCGTTCCAGCGGGGGTACGTGACCCCGCAGGTCCCGCAGCGCCTCACGGGCCACACGGTCGCGGTGGTCGGCTCGGGCCCGGCGGGCCTGGCGGCCGCGCAGCAGCTGACGCGCGCCGGCCACACGGTCGCGGTGTACGAGCGCGACGACGCCATCGGTGGTCTCCTTCGCTACGGCGTGCCGGACTTCAAGCTCGAGAAGATCCACATCGACCGGCGGCTGGCCCAGATGGAGGCCGAGGGCACGCGCTTCCGCCCCGGCGTCGAGGTCGGTCGCGACGTCACGTGGCCCCAGCTGCAGGCGCGGTACGACGCGATCGTCGTCGCGACGGGCGCGACCGTGCCGCGCGCGCTGCAGGTGCCGGGCAAGGAGCTGGGCGGCGTGCACGTCGCCATGGACTTCCTGCACCAGGCCAACGCGGTGGCCGCGGGCAAGCCCGTGGCGGACCAGATCACGGCCGAGGGCAAGCACGTCATCATCATCGGCGGCGGCGACACGGGCTCGGACTGCCTGGGCACCGCACTGCGGCAGGGCGCAGCCTCGGTGACGACGCTCGCCATCGGCAAGCGTCCGCCGCTGGAGCGGCCCGCCAACCAGCCGTGGCCGACGGACCCGATCCTGTTCGAGGTGTCGTCGTCGCACGAGGAGGGCGGTGAGCGCGACTACCTCGCCTCGACCGTCGAGTTCCTGGGCGACGGGTCCGGGGCCGTGCGCGCGCTGCGGCTCGCCACCACCGAGTACCTGCCCGACGGCCGCCGCGTGCCCACGCCGGGCACCGAGCGGGAGATCCCGGCGGACCTCGTGCTGGTGGCCATGGGCTTCACCGGGCCCGAGGTGGACCCGCTCACCCAGCAGATCGGCATCGAGCTGACGGCCCGCGGGCTCGTCGCCCGTTCCGACGACTACGCGACGACCGTGCCCGGTGTGTTCGTCGCCGGAGACGCCGGCCGCGGGCAGTCGCTCATCGTCTGGGCGATCGCCGAGGGTCGCGCGGCCGCCGCGGCCGTCGACACCTACCTGTCGGGCAGCACCGAGCTGCCCTCACCCGTCTCCGCCAGCACCGTGGCGCTGCGCCCCTGA
- the trpB gene encoding tryptophan synthase subunit beta: protein MLEATAGGPLSTHAGPYFGEFGGRFVPEALIAALDELDTEYHKALTDPAFGRELSRLHRTYTGRPSPLTEVPRFARHVAPGVRVFLKREDLNHTGSHKINNVLGQALLVKRMGKTRVIAETGAGQHGVATATAAALLDLECVVYMGEEDTRRQALNVARMKLLGAEVVPVTIGSRTLKDAINEAFRDWVANVETTHYLLGTVTGPHPFPEMVRDFHKIIGEEARSQLLEEIGRLPDAVAACVGGGSNAMGIFNAFLDDPAVRLFGFEAGGEGISSGRHAARFSGGSPGVLQGAKSYLLQDDDGQTLPSHSVSAGLDYPSVGPEHAWLHDIGRAEYRPVTDAEAMEAFRLLCRTEGIIPAIESAHALAGAIQLGSELSGWTGDDGHEPVLLVNLSGRGDKDVATAAAWFDLIEDKPVVLADEGEQL from the coding sequence CTGCTGGAGGCCACCGCGGGCGGACCGCTGTCCACCCACGCGGGTCCGTACTTCGGCGAGTTCGGCGGCCGGTTCGTGCCCGAGGCGCTCATCGCCGCGCTCGACGAGCTCGACACCGAGTACCACAAGGCCCTCACCGACCCGGCCTTCGGACGTGAGCTGTCCCGGCTGCACCGCACCTACACCGGCCGCCCGAGCCCGCTGACCGAGGTCCCGAGGTTCGCGCGGCACGTGGCGCCCGGCGTGCGGGTGTTCCTCAAGCGCGAGGACCTGAACCACACCGGCTCGCACAAGATCAACAACGTGCTGGGGCAGGCGCTGCTGGTCAAGCGGATGGGCAAGACCCGGGTGATCGCGGAGACCGGTGCCGGCCAGCACGGCGTCGCGACGGCGACCGCCGCTGCCCTGCTCGACCTGGAGTGCGTCGTCTACATGGGCGAGGAGGACACCCGACGGCAGGCCCTGAACGTCGCGCGGATGAAGCTCCTCGGAGCCGAGGTCGTCCCCGTGACGATCGGGTCGCGCACGCTCAAGGACGCGATCAACGAGGCCTTCCGCGACTGGGTGGCCAACGTCGAGACGACGCACTACCTCCTGGGCACCGTCACGGGACCGCACCCGTTCCCGGAGATGGTGCGCGACTTCCACAAGATCATCGGCGAGGAGGCCCGGTCCCAGCTGCTCGAGGAGATCGGCCGGCTGCCCGACGCCGTCGCGGCCTGCGTGGGCGGCGGCTCCAACGCGATGGGCATCTTCAACGCGTTCCTCGACGACCCCGCGGTGCGGCTGTTCGGCTTCGAGGCGGGCGGCGAGGGCATCTCCTCGGGCCGCCACGCCGCGCGGTTCAGCGGTGGCTCGCCCGGTGTCCTGCAGGGCGCCAAGTCGTACCTGCTGCAGGACGACGACGGACAGACCCTGCCCAGCCACTCGGTGTCCGCCGGGCTCGACTACCCGAGCGTCGGACCGGAGCACGCGTGGCTGCACGACATCGGCCGTGCCGAGTACCGCCCGGTCACCGACGCCGAGGCGATGGAGGCCTTCCGCCTCCTGTGCCGGACCGAGGGGATCATCCCCGCGATCGAGTCGGCGCACGCCCTGGCCGGCGCGATCCAGCTCGGCAGCGAGCTGTCCGGCTGGACCGGCGACGACGGCCACGAGCCCGTGCTCCTGGTCAACCTGTCGGGCCGCGGTGACAAGGACGTGGCCACGGCCGCGGCGTGGTTCGACCTGATCGAGGACAAGCCGGTCGTGCTGGCCGACGAAGGAGAGCAGCTGTGA
- the gltB gene encoding glutamate synthase large subunit: protein MSTSPASPGAVRAPQPQGLYDPAAEHDACGFAFVATLRGTPGRDIVDAGLTALLNLDHRGAVGAEEDSGDGAGILTQIPDAFLRDVVDAELPAAGYYAIGMAFLPVDEAEQRQAVAALEAIAAEEKLDVLAWRDVLVTADLVGPTARASMPVFRQLVVADPSRELSGIALDRRAYRLRKRAEREHGLYFASLSARTIAYKGMLTTGQLEPFFADLSDPRYASEIALVHSRFSTNTFPSWPLAQPFRLIAHNGEINTVRGNRNWMAAREGTLASEELGDLAPLLPVCTPGGSDSGSFDEVLELLHLSGRPLPHAVMMMIPEAWENHAQMDPARRAFYEYHSTLMEPWDGPAAITFTDGTLIGSVQDRNGLRPGRYWVTEDGLVVCASEAGVLDIDPATIVAKGRLEPGRMFLVDTGKGRIIEDQEIKSSLAAQRPYAEWVRDNSVFLQQLPEREHVAHSAASVRRRQRAFGYTEEELRILLSPMAAAGAEPLGAMGSDTPVAVLSTRPRLLFDYFTQMFAQVTNPPLDAIREELVTAIGGAIGPEPNLLQDGPGHARKLILPFPVIDNDQLAKIVHVAREPALGFRAATIRGLYKVDGGGAALEARLEEIFAEVDAAVADGVSFLVLSDRNSDADLAPIPSLLLLSAVHHHTLRRHTRTQISLVVEAGDVREVHHVALLIGYGAAAVNPYLAMETVEDLARNGYLPGVDPERAVAHLIKALGKGVLKVMSKMGISTIASYRGAQVFEAIGLSQPLVDKYFTGTTSRLGGIGLDVIAAEVAARHADAYPASGNRQAHLRLAVGGEYQWRRDGEDHLFDPETVFRLQHSTRTRQFDVFQKYTNRVDEQSTRLMTLRGLLTFKEGEREPVPLDEVEPVSEIVKRFNTGAMSYGSISMEAHETLAIAMNSIGGKSNTGEGGEDPERLHDPVRRSAIKQIASGRFGVTSEYLTNADDIQIKLAQGAKPGEGGQLPGNKVYPWIGRTRHSTPGVGLISPPPHHDIYSIEDLAQLIHDAKNANPRARIHTKLVSEFGVGTIAAGVAKAHSDVVLISGHDGGTGASPLTSLKHAGTPWEIGLAETQQTLVLNNLRDRVVVQVDGQLKTGRDVVIGALLGAEEFGFATAPLVVSGCVMMRVCHLDTCPVGVATQNPELRARFTGKPEFVVTFMEFIAQEVRALLAQLGFRTLLEAVGHVELLDTRAAIDHWKAEGLDLSPVLAVPSPVPGTELHHTKDQDHGLDRALDNRLIALAADALERSEPVRIDLPVRNVNRTVGTMLGHEVTSRFGGAGLPDDTIDVTLTGSAGQSFGAFLPRGITLRLFGDANDYVGKGLSGGRIAVRPDRNAVLSSEHNVVAGNVIGYGATTGQIFLRGVVGERFGVRNSGATLVVEGVGDHGCEYMTGGTVLVLGRTGRNFGAGMSGGTAYVLDLVPALVNVDAVHTRELALDPLDDDDAALVRDLLRAHLDETASPVAAQLLEDFGSTRSRFTRLLPTEFARVRRALAQAQADGLDPAAPGVWDQILEVARG, encoded by the coding sequence ATGTCGACGTCGCCCGCGAGCCCTGGCGCAGTACGTGCGCCGCAGCCGCAGGGTCTCTACGACCCCGCGGCCGAGCACGACGCATGTGGATTCGCCTTCGTCGCCACGCTGCGCGGCACACCGGGCCGGGACATCGTCGATGCCGGCCTGACGGCGCTGCTCAACCTGGACCACCGCGGCGCGGTGGGTGCCGAGGAGGACAGCGGTGACGGCGCCGGCATCCTGACCCAGATCCCGGACGCCTTCCTGCGGGACGTCGTGGACGCGGAGCTGCCCGCGGCGGGCTACTACGCGATCGGCATGGCGTTCCTCCCGGTGGACGAGGCGGAGCAGCGCCAGGCGGTCGCCGCGCTCGAGGCGATCGCGGCCGAGGAGAAGCTCGACGTGCTCGCCTGGCGGGACGTCCTGGTGACCGCGGACCTGGTCGGGCCCACCGCGCGCGCCTCCATGCCCGTGTTCCGCCAGCTGGTCGTCGCCGACCCGTCGCGGGAGCTGTCGGGCATCGCGCTGGACCGTCGCGCGTACCGGCTGCGCAAGCGCGCGGAGCGGGAGCACGGCCTGTACTTCGCGTCGCTGTCCGCCCGCACGATCGCCTACAAGGGCATGCTGACCACCGGCCAGCTCGAGCCGTTCTTCGCGGACCTGTCCGACCCGCGGTACGCCTCCGAGATCGCGCTCGTGCACTCGCGCTTCTCCACCAACACGTTCCCGTCCTGGCCGCTCGCGCAGCCGTTCCGGCTGATCGCGCACAACGGCGAGATCAACACGGTGCGGGGCAACCGCAACTGGATGGCGGCCCGCGAGGGCACGCTCGCCAGCGAGGAGCTGGGCGACCTGGCTCCGCTGCTGCCGGTGTGCACCCCCGGCGGTTCGGACTCCGGCAGCTTCGACGAGGTGCTCGAGCTGCTGCACCTGTCCGGCCGGCCGCTGCCGCACGCGGTGATGATGATGATCCCGGAGGCGTGGGAGAACCACGCCCAGATGGACCCCGCGCGGCGAGCGTTCTACGAGTACCACTCCACGCTCATGGAGCCGTGGGACGGTCCGGCGGCGATCACGTTCACCGACGGCACCCTGATCGGCTCCGTGCAGGACCGCAACGGACTGCGGCCGGGCCGGTACTGGGTCACCGAGGACGGGCTGGTCGTGTGCGCGTCCGAGGCGGGCGTGCTGGACATCGACCCCGCGACGATCGTCGCGAAGGGCCGTCTCGAGCCCGGCCGCATGTTCCTGGTGGACACGGGCAAGGGCCGGATCATCGAGGACCAGGAGATCAAGTCGTCCCTGGCCGCGCAGCGCCCCTACGCCGAGTGGGTGCGCGACAACTCGGTGTTCCTGCAGCAGCTGCCCGAGCGTGAGCACGTGGCGCACTCGGCCGCCTCGGTCCGTCGCCGGCAGCGCGCCTTCGGCTACACCGAGGAGGAACTGCGGATCCTGCTCAGCCCGATGGCCGCCGCCGGGGCGGAGCCACTGGGTGCGATGGGGTCCGACACGCCGGTCGCCGTGCTCTCCACCCGGCCCCGGCTGCTCTTCGACTACTTCACGCAGATGTTCGCCCAGGTGACCAACCCGCCGCTCGACGCGATCCGCGAGGAGCTCGTGACGGCGATCGGCGGCGCGATCGGCCCGGAGCCCAACCTGCTGCAGGACGGCCCCGGCCACGCCCGCAAGCTGATCCTGCCGTTCCCGGTGATCGACAACGACCAGCTGGCCAAGATCGTGCACGTCGCCAGGGAGCCCGCGCTCGGGTTCCGGGCGGCCACCATCCGGGGCCTCTACAAGGTCGACGGCGGGGGAGCCGCGCTCGAGGCGCGCCTCGAGGAGATCTTCGCGGAGGTCGACGCCGCCGTGGCCGACGGCGTGAGCTTCCTCGTGCTGTCGGACCGCAACTCCGACGCCGACCTGGCGCCCATCCCGTCGCTCCTGCTGCTGTCCGCCGTGCACCACCACACGCTGCGTCGGCACACCCGGACGCAGATCTCGCTCGTCGTCGAGGCCGGCGACGTGCGCGAGGTGCACCACGTGGCCCTGCTGATCGGCTACGGCGCGGCCGCGGTCAACCCGTACCTGGCGATGGAGACGGTCGAGGACCTGGCGCGCAACGGCTACCTGCCCGGGGTCGACCCCGAGAGGGCCGTCGCCCACCTCATCAAGGCGCTCGGCAAGGGCGTGCTCAAGGTCATGTCCAAGATGGGCATCTCGACGATCGCGTCGTACCGCGGCGCGCAGGTGTTCGAGGCCATCGGGCTCTCGCAGCCGCTCGTCGACAAGTACTTCACCGGGACCACCAGCCGGCTGGGCGGGATCGGGCTGGACGTGATCGCGGCCGAGGTCGCCGCGCGCCACGCCGACGCCTACCCGGCGAGCGGCAACCGACAGGCGCACCTGCGCCTCGCGGTCGGCGGCGAGTACCAGTGGCGTCGCGACGGCGAGGACCACCTGTTCGACCCCGAGACGGTCTTCCGGCTGCAGCACTCCACCCGCACCCGGCAGTTCGACGTGTTCCAGAAGTACACGAACCGGGTGGACGAGCAGTCCACGCGGCTGATGACGCTGCGCGGGCTGCTGACGTTCAAGGAGGGCGAGCGCGAGCCCGTACCGCTCGACGAGGTCGAGCCCGTCAGCGAGATCGTGAAGCGGTTCAACACCGGCGCCATGTCCTACGGCTCGATCTCGATGGAGGCGCACGAGACGCTCGCGATCGCCATGAACAGCATCGGTGGCAAGTCCAACACCGGTGAGGGCGGCGAGGACCCGGAGCGGCTGCACGACCCGGTCCGGCGCTCGGCGATCAAGCAGATCGCGTCCGGCCGGTTCGGCGTGACCAGCGAGTACCTGACCAACGCCGACGACATCCAGATCAAGCTCGCGCAGGGCGCCAAGCCCGGCGAGGGCGGTCAGCTGCCCGGCAACAAGGTGTACCCCTGGATCGGCCGCACGCGGCACTCGACGCCCGGCGTCGGGCTCATCTCGCCGCCGCCGCACCACGACATCTACTCGATCGAGGACCTGGCGCAGCTGATCCACGACGCCAAGAACGCGAACCCGCGGGCCCGGATCCACACCAAGCTGGTCAGCGAGTTCGGCGTCGGCACCATCGCGGCAGGCGTCGCCAAGGCGCACTCCGACGTCGTCCTCATCTCGGGTCACGACGGCGGCACCGGCGCCAGCCCTCTGACGTCGCTCAAGCACGCGGGCACGCCCTGGGAGATCGGCCTCGCCGAGACGCAGCAGACCCTGGTGCTGAACAACCTGCGCGACCGCGTCGTGGTCCAGGTCGACGGGCAGCTCAAGACCGGCCGCGACGTCGTGATCGGGGCGCTGCTCGGCGCCGAGGAGTTCGGCTTCGCCACGGCTCCGCTCGTCGTCTCCGGCTGCGTCATGATGCGGGTCTGCCACCTCGACACGTGCCCGGTGGGGGTCGCCACCCAGAACCCGGAGCTGCGCGCGCGGTTCACGGGCAAGCCCGAGTTCGTCGTGACGTTCATGGAGTTCATCGCGCAGGAGGTCCGGGCGCTGCTCGCGCAGCTCGGCTTCCGGACGCTGCTGGAGGCCGTGGGCCACGTCGAGCTGCTCGACACGCGTGCGGCGATCGACCACTGGAAGGCGGAAGGGCTGGACCTGTCCCCGGTGCTCGCCGTCCCGTCGCCGGTGCCCGGCACGGAGCTGCACCACACCAAGGACCAGGACCACGGCCTGGACCGGGCGCTGGACAACCGGCTGATCGCGCTCGCCGCGGACGCTCTCGAGCGCAGCGAGCCGGTCCGGATCGATCTGCCCGTGCGCAACGTGAACCGCACCGTCGGCACGATGCTCGGGCACGAGGTCACCAGCCGGTTCGGCGGCGCGGGCCTGCCCGACGACACGATCGACGTCACGCTCACCGGCTCGGCAGGGCAGTCGTTCGGGGCGTTCCTGCCCCGGGGGATCACCCTGCGGCTGTTCGGCGACGCGAACGACTACGTCGGCAAGGGCCTGTCCGGCGGGCGCATCGCCGTGCGGCCCGACCGCAACGCGGTGCTGTCCAGCGAGCACAACGTCGTCGCCGGCAACGTCATCGGCTACGGCGCGACCACGGGGCAGATCTTCCTGCGCGGTGTCGTCGGCGAGCGCTTCGGCGTGCGGAACTCGGGCGCGACGCTGGTCGTCGAGGGCGTCGGGGACCACGGCTGCGAGTACATGACCGGCGGGACCGTGCTGGTGCTCGGCCGGACCGGGCGCAACTTCGGGGCCGGGATGTCAGGGGGCACGGCGTACGTGCTGGACCTGGTCCCGGCGCTGGTGAACGTCGACGCCGTCCACACCCGGGAGCTGGCGCTGGACCCGCTCGACGACGACGACGCCGCCCTGGTGCGCGACCTGCTGCGCGCGCACCTGGACGAGACCGCCTCGCCGGTCGCTGCCCAGCTCCTCGAGGACTTCGGCTCGACCCGCTCGCGGTTCACACGACTTCTGCCCACCGAGTTCGCCCGCGTCCGTCGCGCGCTCGCGCAGGCCCAGGCCGACGGCCTGGACCCTGCCGCGCCGGGCGTGTGGGACCAGATCCTGGAGGTGGCCCGTGGCTGA